From Magnetofaba australis IT-1:
GGGCAGGAAGCCGGGCACGTCCACGAAGGTGAGCAGGGGGATGTTGAAGCAGTCGCAGAAGCGCACGAAGCGCGCCCCTTTGATGGCGCTGGAGATATCCAGGCAGCCCGCCAGCACCATGGGTTGGTTGGCGACGATGCCCACGGTCTGGCCATCCATGCGCGCAAAGCCGGTGATGATATTCTTGGCGTAGGAGGCTTGGGTCTCCAGGAAGTCGCCGTTGTCCACCACCTTCTCCACCAGCTCTTTCATGTCATAGGGCTTCTGGGCGTCGTCGGGCACCAGGAAGTCCAGCGACTCGTCGGGGCGGTCGTCTACGTCCAGGGTTTCGACGCGAGGCGCTTTCTCACGGTTGTTGCTGGGCAAAAAGCTCATCAGACGCCGTAGCTGTTTGAGCAGCTCCATGTCGTTTTCATAAGCGAAGTCGGCCACGCCGGACTTGGTGGCGTGGGTCACCGCGCCGCCTAACGCTTCGGCGGTGATGATCTCATGGGTCACCGTCTTGACCACGTCGGGGCCGGTGACGAACATGTAGGAGGTGTCCTTGACCATGGCGATGAAGTCGGTCAACGCCGGGCTGTAGACCGCGCCGCCTGCGCACGGACCCATGATGGCGGAGATCTGCGGAATCACCCCTGAGGCCAGCACGTTGCGTTGGAACACCTCGGCGTATCCGGCCAGGGAGGCGACCCCCTCCTGGATGCGCGCGCCGCCGGAGTCGTTGAGTCCGATCACCGGCGCTCCCACCTTCATGGCCATATCCATGATGGCGCAGATCTTCTCGGCGTTGGTCTCCGACAGCGAGCCGCCGAACACGGTGAAGTCCTGGGAGAAGACGAACACCGTGCGCCCATGGATGCGGCCATGGCCGGTGACGCAGCCATCGCCGGGCATCTGCTGTTCGGCCATGCCGAAGTCCACGCAGCGGTGGCCCACGTACATGCCCACCTCTTCGAAGCTGTCGGGGTCCAGCAGCGCCTCGATGCGTTCGCGCGCAGTCAGTTTGCCGCGCGCGTGTTGGGCGTCGATGCGGCGTTGACCGCCGCCCAAACGCGCTTCTTCACGGAGAGATTCCAGTTTTTCAACGATTTCCCGCATGATGCTGGGGCTCCTTTGAAGATCCTTGAAGTGGCGATCTGCAATGGTTGTATTTGTGAAGATGAAAGAGACTGGGGCGTTGCCCCAGACCCCATGAGGGCTCCGCCCTCAACCCGCCAGGGCGCCGCCCTGGACCCGCGCGGGCTCTGCCCGCGACCCGCCAGGAGGATGATCCTCCTGGACCTGCAATAGTTTTCGTCTTGTGCGGGTGGCGCGTTCAGCGTGTTCACTCGGGCTGATTGCGCCATTCCAGATCTATTCAGATTGTGATGAGAACGCATCCAGTAGCGTATCCGCCGCGCTCATGGGCGGCGTGGCTCCCGCCAGCACATCCGTCTCCAACTGGGTCAATTGCCCCGCCACCGCCGGATGCGCCCGCAAGCGCGCCTCCAACCCCGCGCGCACCTGCTCCCACATCCAGTTGAGCGCTTGTCCGCGCCGCTTCTCCGCCAGCGCGCCGCTCTGGCGCATCGACTCATGGCGCTGGGCAATCAGATCGCGCAGCTCGGCCACGCCACGCCCTTCGCGGGCGCTCACCGCACGCACATCCACCGCCTCCGCGTCATGGGTGGCGTGGCCATGCAGCAGTTGCAGCGCCGATTGAATCTGCGCGCAGGCGGCCTCGGCGGCGTGGCGCTGCTCGCCGTCGGCCTTGTTCACCGCCACGATCTCCGCCAGCTCCATCACCCCGCGCTTGATCCCCTGCAGCTCGTCCCCGGCGTTGGGCAGCGCCACCAGCAGGAACAGATCGCTCATGCCCGCCACAATGGTCTCGCTCTGCCCCACGCCCACGGTCTCGACGATGATCCACTCAAATCCCGCCGCCTCCAGCGCCAGCATCGCCTCGCGGGTGGCCCGCGCAACGCCGCCCAGGGTCCCCCCCGAGGGGCTGGGGCGGATGAAGGCGTTGGGGTGGGCGCTCAGTTGCGCCATGCGGGTTTTGTCCCCCAGAATGCTGCCGCCGGCGCCGACAGAGCTGGGGTCCACCGCCAATACGGCAAGCCGCGCGCCGCTCGCCACAATGGCCAGCCCCAGGGCCTCGATCAAGGTGCTTTTGCCCGCGCCGGGCGGCCCGCTGATGCCCACACGAATGGCGTTGCCGGTGTGGGGCATCAGCTGCGTGAGCGCGTCGCGGGCGATGCGCTGATGGTCGGCCCGGCGGCTTTCGAACAGGGTCAGGGTTTTGGCCAGCAGGCGCCGATCCGCGCGCAGGGTCCCCGCCACATACTCCGCCGCCGTCAATGCCGCCAAACCCTCTCTCCTTGTCTCAGTTTGTAGGGGGCTCAGCTATCCGGGTTGAGCAGATCCAGCACCGCCCCCGCCGCTTTGACGATGGAGGAGCCGGGGCCGAAGATCGCCGCTACGCCTGCTTCCTTGAGCGCGGCATGATCCTGCTCCGGCACCACGCCGCCCACCACCACCGCGATGTCGTCGGCGCCCGCCGCGCGCAGCGCCTGCACCAACTGCGGCGCCAGGGTCGAGTGCCCGCCCGCCAGGGTGGAGATCCCCACCACATGGACGTCGTTCTCAATGGCCTGGCGCGCCGCCTCTTCCGGGGTCTGGAACAGCGGTCCCAGATCGACGTCAAAGCCTGCATCGGCGAAGGCCGAGGCGATCACTTTGGCGCCGCGATCGTGACCATCCTGCCCCAACTTCACCACCAGCATGCGTGGACGCCGCCCCGCCTGCTCGGCGAAGGCGTCGGCGCGTCCTTGCAGCTGCTTCCAATCGTCGCTGTCGCTCCACACCTGGGCGTAGACTCCCTTAACGGTTTGCGCCTGATCCTGATGACGGCCATACACTGTCTCCAGGGCGTCGCTGATCTCGCCCACGGTGGCGCGGTTGACGCTGGCTTCAATGGAGAGCGCCAGCAGGTTGCCGCTCTCTTCCCGCGCGGCGGTGGTCAACGCCTCAAGACAGGCGGTCACTTTGGCGTTATCGCGCGTCGCGCGAATCTGTTTGAGACGCGCGATCTGCTTTTCGCGCACGGCGTGGTTGTCCACGATGAGCACGTCCACCGGCCCTTCGTCGGGCGCGGGGTATTTGTTGACGCCGACGATGACGTCCAGACCGCGATCGATGCGCGCCTGTTTGCGTGCGGCGGCCTCTTCAATGCGCCGTTGCGGCGTGCGCGCCTCAATGGCGCGGGTCATGCCGCCCGCCTGCTCGATCTCCTCAATCAGGGCCCAGGCGCGATCCGCCAGATCCTGCGTCAGCGACTCCATCATATACGAGCCGCCCCACGGGTCTACGGTTTTGGTGATCTGGGTTTCCTCTTGCAAAATCAACTGGGTGTTGCGGGCAATCCGAGCTGAGAAGTCACTCGGCAGGGCGATGGCCTCATCCAGCGCGTTGGTGTGCAGGGATTGGGTGCCGCCAAACACCGCCGCCATCGCCTCGATGGTGGTGCGGATGACATTGTTATAGGGATCCTGGCTGGTGAGCGACCAACCCGAGGTCTGGCAGTGGGTGCGCAGCATGCGCGAGCGGGGATCCTTGGGGTTGAACTGTCCCATGATGCGGTCCCACAGCAGACGCGCGGCGCGCAGCTTGGCCACCTCCATATAGAAGTTCATGCCGATGCCGAAGAAGAACGACAGGCGCGGCGCGAAGGCGTCCACATCCAGGCCGCGGCCAATGGCGGTGCGCACGTACTCCAGGCCGTCGGCCAGGGTATAGGCCAGCTCCAGCGCGGCGTCGGCCCCGGCCTCCTGAATGTGGTAGCCGGAGATGGAGATGGTGTTGAAGCGCGGCAGATGCTCGGAGGCGTAACCGATGATGTCGCCGATGATGCGCATGCTGGGCGCGGGAGGATAGATATAGGTGTTGCGGACCATGAACTCCTTGAGGATGTCGTTCTGAATGGTGCCGCTCAGTTG
This genomic window contains:
- a CDS encoding acyl-CoA carboxylase subunit beta — translated: MREIVEKLESLREEARLGGGQRRIDAQHARGKLTARERIEALLDPDSFEEVGMYVGHRCVDFGMAEQQMPGDGCVTGHGRIHGRTVFVFSQDFTVFGGSLSETNAEKICAIMDMAMKVGAPVIGLNDSGGARIQEGVASLAGYAEVFQRNVLASGVIPQISAIMGPCAGGAVYSPALTDFIAMVKDTSYMFVTGPDVVKTVTHEIITAEALGGAVTHATKSGVADFAYENDMELLKQLRRLMSFLPSNNREKAPRVETLDVDDRPDESLDFLVPDDAQKPYDMKELVEKVVDNGDFLETQASYAKNIITGFARMDGQTVGIVANQPMVLAGCLDISSAIKGARFVRFCDCFNIPLLTFVDVPGFLPGSQQELGGIIKHGAKLLYAYAEATVPKITVITRKAYGGAYDVMSSKHLRGDVNFAWPNAEIAVMGPKGASEIIFRHEIKNAEDPEAKLKEKTDQYAEKFANPFIAAQRGFIDEVILPHNTRLRAIRALRLMADKQLSNPWKKHDNMPL
- the meaB gene encoding methylmalonyl Co-A mutase-associated GTPase MeaB gives rise to the protein MAALTAAEYVAGTLRADRRLLAKTLTLFESRRADHQRIARDALTQLMPHTGNAIRVGISGPPGAGKSTLIEALGLAIVASGARLAVLAVDPSSVGAGGSILGDKTRMAQLSAHPNAFIRPSPSGGTLGGVARATREAMLALEAAGFEWIIVETVGVGQSETIVAGMSDLFLLVALPNAGDELQGIKRGVMELAEIVAVNKADGEQRHAAEAACAQIQSALQLLHGHATHDAEAVDVRAVSAREGRGVAELRDLIAQRHESMRQSGALAEKRRGQALNWMWEQVRAGLEARLRAHPAVAGQLTQLETDVLAGATPPMSAADTLLDAFSSQSE
- the scpA gene encoding methylmalonyl-CoA mutase, with translation MSDSPRSNRAQWQDAARKALKGRDPETLTWNSPEGIDVQPFYGPQDLDPNWPADSIPGASPFLRGPYPTMYAGRPWTIRQYAGFSTAEESNAFYRRALAAGGQGVSVAFDLATHRGYDSDHPRVTGDVGKAGVAVDSVEDMKILFDQIPLDKVSVSMTMNGAVLPILAGYVAAGREQGVSETQLSGTIQNDILKEFMVRNTYIYPPAPSMRIIGDIIGYASEHLPRFNTISISGYHIQEAGADAALELAYTLADGLEYVRTAIGRGLDVDAFAPRLSFFFGIGMNFYMEVAKLRAARLLWDRIMGQFNPKDPRSRMLRTHCQTSGWSLTSQDPYNNVIRTTIEAMAAVFGGTQSLHTNALDEAIALPSDFSARIARNTQLILQEETQITKTVDPWGGSYMMESLTQDLADRAWALIEEIEQAGGMTRAIEARTPQRRIEEAAARKQARIDRGLDVIVGVNKYPAPDEGPVDVLIVDNHAVREKQIARLKQIRATRDNAKVTACLEALTTAAREESGNLLALSIEASVNRATVGEISDALETVYGRHQDQAQTVKGVYAQVWSDSDDWKQLQGRADAFAEQAGRRPRMLVVKLGQDGHDRGAKVIASAFADAGFDVDLGPLFQTPEEAARQAIENDVHVVGISTLAGGHSTLAPQLVQALRAAGADDIAVVVGGVVPEQDHAALKEAGVAAIFGPGSSIVKAAGAVLDLLNPDS